A genomic window from Agrobacterium tumefaciens includes:
- a CDS encoding flavin reductase family protein has product MAMAEAIKMPNEHVFVPGGENSRSFRNALGAFTTGVTVVTATTPEGPIGMTVNSFASVSLDPPLVLWSPAKNSSRYPAFSGATHFAIHVLSADQDVLSARFTRNGRAFDDLDWEMNDEGVPVIPGTLARFECRQAAAHDAGDHTIIVGEVLRAAHRDGDPLCFSGGAFGRFSRQ; this is encoded by the coding sequence GTGGCAATGGCAGAGGCGATCAAAATGCCCAATGAGCATGTATTCGTTCCCGGCGGCGAAAACAGCCGCAGTTTTCGCAACGCGCTTGGCGCCTTCACGACGGGGGTCACGGTGGTGACGGCCACAACACCGGAAGGCCCGATCGGCATGACGGTCAACAGCTTTGCGTCCGTGTCGCTCGATCCGCCGCTGGTGCTGTGGTCGCCTGCCAAAAATTCGTCGCGTTATCCGGCCTTCAGCGGCGCCACCCATTTCGCCATTCATGTGCTGAGCGCCGATCAGGATGTGCTGAGCGCCCGCTTCACCCGCAACGGCCGTGCCTTTGACGATCTGGACTGGGAAATGAACGATGAGGGTGTGCCGGTCATTCCCGGAACACTCGCCCGGTTTGAATGCCGGCAGGCCGCCGCCCATGATGCGGGAGATCACACGATCATCGTCGGCGAAGTGCTGCGTGCAGCCCACCGCGATGGTGATCCCCTGTGCTTTTCAGGCGGCGCCTTCGGCCGGTTCTCCAGACAGTAG
- a CDS encoding aldo/keto reductase: MERIALSETLELSRIVYGMWRIGDDKDTSPAHVQAKIEACLVQGITTMDQADIYGGYTAEAILGGGLKAAPGLRDKIEIVTKCGIVAPAGRHSAARVKHYDTTAGHINASVEASLRDMGTDYVDLLLIHRPDPLIDAEETGKALDALVASGKVKAVGVSNFRPWDFSLLQSAMKNRLVTNQIEMSLLATDSFTNGDLAFLQEKRVSPMAWSPLGGGSLFSGAHGGTMAALQRIGKEQGVDATAVAIAWLLRHPSKIVPVLGTNNIERIKTAADALRVTIDRQTWFELYTLAIGNEVP, translated from the coding sequence ATGGAACGCATCGCTCTTTCTGAAACATTGGAACTCAGCCGCATCGTTTACGGCATGTGGCGCATCGGTGACGATAAGGACACGTCGCCCGCCCATGTGCAGGCCAAGATCGAAGCCTGCCTGGTGCAGGGAATCACTACCATGGATCAGGCCGATATTTACGGCGGATACACGGCGGAAGCCATTCTGGGTGGAGGCCTGAAGGCTGCTCCGGGACTGCGTGACAAGATCGAGATCGTCACCAAATGCGGCATCGTCGCGCCGGCCGGCCGGCACTCCGCCGCCCGCGTCAAGCATTACGATACGACGGCTGGCCATATCAATGCGTCGGTCGAGGCATCCCTGCGCGACATGGGAACCGACTATGTCGATCTCCTGCTCATTCATCGACCTGATCCGCTGATCGATGCGGAGGAAACCGGCAAGGCGCTCGACGCACTGGTGGCGTCGGGCAAGGTGAAGGCCGTTGGCGTCTCCAACTTCCGCCCATGGGATTTCTCGCTGCTGCAATCTGCCATGAAAAACCGGCTGGTGACGAACCAGATCGAAATGAGCCTGCTTGCCACGGATAGTTTCACCAATGGCGATCTCGCCTTCCTGCAGGAAAAGCGGGTTTCGCCGATGGCCTGGTCGCCGCTTGGCGGCGGTTCGCTGTTTTCCGGGGCCCATGGTGGAACAATGGCGGCGCTGCAGCGCATCGGCAAGGAGCAGGGCGTGGATGCCACCGCTGTCGCCATCGCCTGGCTTTTGCGCCATCCGTCGAAGATCGTGCCGGTGCTCGGCACTAACAATATCGAACGCATCAAAACGGCGGCTGACGCCCTGCGTGTCACAATCGACCGCCAGACATGGTTTGAGCTTTATACACTCGCAATCGGAAACGAGGTGCCGTGA
- a CDS encoding GntR family transcriptional regulator, giving the protein MKHTGGSLPMYLQIAEMLVREVAAGRLIDGEKLAPERDMAADLGIAVGTLRKSLAELQERGLLERVQGSGNYIRAVSDPQSVYAFFRLEMIEGGGLPTAEVLDVARLAKPAALPAFGTSAEGHRIRRLRRIAGKPAAIEEIWLDGSYVDTIAIEHMSESLYLYYRTRLNLWISKAEDRIDLGDVPEWAPEAFGQKPGAPVPRVLRLSQAQDGAVAEVSWTWFDHTVARYVSRIR; this is encoded by the coding sequence ATGAAACACACTGGCGGCAGCCTGCCCATGTATCTGCAGATCGCTGAAATGCTGGTGCGCGAGGTGGCCGCGGGCCGGCTGATCGACGGCGAAAAGCTGGCGCCGGAACGGGATATGGCTGCCGATCTCGGCATCGCCGTCGGCACGCTTCGCAAGTCGCTCGCAGAACTGCAGGAGCGCGGGTTGCTGGAACGCGTGCAGGGTTCGGGCAATTACATCCGTGCCGTCAGCGATCCGCAAAGCGTTTACGCCTTCTTCCGTCTTGAGATGATCGAGGGCGGCGGCCTGCCGACGGCTGAGGTTCTGGATGTGGCGCGGCTTGCCAAGCCCGCCGCCCTGCCCGCTTTCGGCACCTCAGCGGAAGGACATCGCATCCGCCGCCTCCGGCGCATTGCCGGAAAACCGGCGGCAATCGAGGAAATCTGGCTTGATGGCTCTTATGTCGACACGATCGCCATCGAGCACATGTCGGAATCCCTCTATCTCTATTACCGCACCCGTCTCAATCTCTGGATATCGAAGGCGGAAGACCGCATCGACCTGGGCGATGTACCCGAATGGGCGCCCGAGGCCTTCGGTCAGAAGCCGGGCGCGCCGGTGCCGCGCGTGCTGCGTCTCAGCCAGGCGCAGGATGGCGCGGTGGCTGAAGTTTCATGGACCTGGTTCGACCATACGGTTGCCCGCTACGTTTCTCGCATACGTTGA
- a CDS encoding LLM class flavin-dependent oxidoreductase, giving the protein MTVVPVTSADLDAAEVSWFSALCSDDYAYLGVPDGSLRSSFEHCSDIVKKAEELGFRNILCPSSYQVGQDTLSFVAGCAPISDRINFLAAIRCGEMQPIMLARTVATLDHMLKGRLTLNVISSDFPGEVADSAFRYKRSHEVVEILRQAWTRDTIDHDGEIYQFKGVSTEPARPYQQNGGPLLYFGGYSPDALELCGAQCDVYLMWPETKDQLADRMRAANERAAAHGRTLDYGLRVHMVVRDTEQEAREYAEHLVSKLDDEYGQLIRNRAHDSGSLGVSHQARARELADKFGYVEPNLWTGIGRARSGCGAALVGSTDQVLSTLEEYQKMGIRAFILSGYPHIDEAEHFGSKVLPQMKTCSLPHAYGRVPSETPATPLGNGERH; this is encoded by the coding sequence ATGACCGTCGTACCCGTTACATCCGCTGATCTCGATGCTGCCGAGGTCTCCTGGTTTTCCGCTTTGTGCTCCGATGATTACGCCTATCTGGGCGTGCCTGACGGTAGCCTGCGCTCCAGTTTTGAGCATTGTTCCGATATCGTCAAAAAGGCCGAGGAACTCGGTTTCCGCAACATCCTCTGCCCCTCATCCTATCAGGTCGGGCAGGATACGCTGAGCTTCGTCGCCGGCTGCGCGCCGATCAGCGACCGTATCAATTTCCTCGCGGCGATACGCTGCGGCGAGATGCAGCCGATCATGCTCGCACGCACGGTGGCCACGCTCGACCACATGCTGAAAGGCCGCCTGACGCTCAACGTCATCAGTTCCGACTTTCCCGGTGAAGTGGCCGACAGCGCGTTTCGTTACAAGCGCAGCCATGAGGTCGTTGAGATACTGCGTCAGGCATGGACACGTGACACCATCGACCATGACGGCGAGATCTACCAGTTCAAGGGCGTCTCCACCGAGCCGGCACGACCCTACCAGCAGAATGGCGGACCGCTGCTTTATTTCGGCGGATATTCGCCGGATGCGCTCGAACTTTGCGGCGCGCAATGCGACGTCTATCTGATGTGGCCGGAGACGAAGGACCAGCTGGCGGACCGCATGCGCGCCGCCAACGAACGCGCTGCCGCCCATGGCCGCACGCTGGATTACGGCCTGCGTGTCCATATGGTGGTGCGCGATACCGAACAGGAAGCCCGCGAATATGCAGAGCATCTCGTCTCGAAGCTGGATGACGAATATGGCCAGCTGATCCGCAACCGCGCCCATGACAGCGGCTCGCTCGGCGTGTCGCACCAGGCGCGTGCCCGCGAACTGGCTGACAAGTTCGGTTATGTTGAACCCAATCTGTGGACCGGCATCGGCCGGGCGCGCTCCGGCTGTGGTGCGGCCCTTGTCGGTTCGACGGATCAGGTTCTGTCGACGCTGGAAGAATACCAGAAGATGGGCATTCGCGCCTTCATTCTTTCCGGCTATCCGCATATTGACGAGGCGGAACACTTCGGCAGCAAGGTTCTGCCGCAGATGAAAACCTGCTCCCTGCCGCATGCTTACGGCCGGGTGCCTTCTGAAACGCCTGCCACGCCGCTCGGCAACGGGGAACGCCACTGA
- a CDS encoding efflux RND transporter permease subunit: MISNFCINRPVATTLLAIGLVLAGLAGFRLLPVAALPKVDFPTISVSSSLSGASPQTMATSVTTPLVKQFETIPGVSEISATNTLGNSSIVLQFDLNRDIDAAAADVQAAISRAQRQLPSNMTTTPSYRKTNPADAPVLLLAVNSKEMPTSKVDEIAEDIISPLLSTISGVAQVSIYGAQTYAVRIGLDPAQLQARGLGVDTVTTAIAQANNQVPVGALQNDNQRLTIEADTQRTDAAAFRSLVVATNNGAPIHLGDIANVTDSIDNTNAGSWFDGEQAIVLAVQRQPDANTVDVVDAIKAKLPALRQQLPPSVNINVMNDASTAITDAISDVQFTLFLTIGLVVAVIYLFTGHLTATIIPGLAVPLSLITAFGAMYVLGYSIDNISLLGLTLSVGLVVDDAIVMLENILRLHEKGLTMREAALQGAAEVSNTILSMSISLVAVFIPILLMGGVIGRLFNEFGMVVTLAIMASALVSLTVTPMLASRLSGNSSRPPAIVRWFDAGFERTLRGYGRAVGWCLSHRRVVLASFLASIAASLFLFETLPSSFFPQEDIGRLSVSTQAREDISYTAMRDLQAQVADQIRKNPAVVHVTSIVGGNSRNPLNNGSMFVELKPKEQRAPLSQVLTELGQATSKVAGIRTYINPQQSLRFGGRSSASQYQLVVQGLNADTTNDWSNKLMEAMRRDHTFTSVTSDAQNGAIAATISVDPEKAAAFGITNDQLRKTLEMSFGGYTAAQIQSTGDSYDVIIEFDSSKQWNDDFLSDINILSAKSGVLVPLSNFASLTRTQAPVTINQTGQLVSTTISFNLPDGVALSDATSQIDQLKSTIGLPQDVFTSYGGTAAIFQQSQGNTGILILAAVLTIYVVLGVLYESFIHPLTILSGLPAAAFGALVALKVMGMDFSIIALIGLLMLIGIVKKNAIMMIDVAVELMREKAEPPVTAIHEACVRRFRPIMMTTFCALLGALPIALGSGASSELRQPLGVAVVGGLIVSQLLTLFITPVIFVEMDRFGHFLTGLFSRKKPAGKHAEPQKPESEGQPDSVAA; this comes from the coding sequence ATGATCTCCAATTTCTGCATCAACCGGCCCGTCGCAACCACTCTTCTCGCCATCGGCCTCGTGCTGGCCGGGCTGGCCGGTTTCCGTCTGCTGCCCGTCGCCGCACTGCCGAAGGTCGACTTTCCGACAATCAGCGTCTCGTCGTCGCTATCAGGCGCTTCGCCGCAGACCATGGCCACATCGGTCACCACCCCGCTGGTCAAGCAGTTCGAGACCATTCCGGGCGTCAGCGAGATCAGCGCCACCAATACGTTGGGCAACAGCTCGATCGTGCTGCAATTCGACCTCAACCGCGATATCGATGCGGCGGCTGCCGACGTTCAGGCCGCAATTTCGCGGGCGCAGCGGCAATTGCCGAGCAACATGACGACAACGCCGAGCTACCGCAAGACCAACCCGGCCGATGCGCCGGTGCTGCTGCTTGCCGTCAACAGCAAGGAAATGCCGACCAGCAAGGTAGATGAAATCGCCGAAGATATTATCTCGCCGCTTCTGTCGACCATTTCCGGCGTCGCGCAGGTGAGCATCTACGGCGCGCAGACCTATGCCGTGCGGATCGGCCTCGATCCGGCGCAACTTCAGGCAAGAGGGCTCGGCGTCGATACCGTGACAACGGCCATTGCGCAGGCGAATAATCAGGTGCCTGTCGGCGCGTTGCAAAACGATAATCAGCGCCTGACGATCGAGGCGGATACCCAGCGCACCGATGCTGCTGCCTTCCGCTCGCTGGTTGTCGCGACTAACAACGGCGCTCCCATCCATCTCGGCGATATCGCAAATGTCACCGATAGCATCGACAATACCAACGCAGGCAGCTGGTTTGATGGCGAACAGGCCATCGTGCTTGCCGTGCAGCGCCAGCCGGACGCCAATACCGTTGATGTTGTGGATGCCATAAAGGCCAAGCTGCCGGCACTTCGCCAGCAATTGCCGCCCTCGGTGAACATCAACGTCATGAACGATGCCTCGACAGCCATCACGGACGCGATCTCCGATGTGCAATTCACGCTTTTCCTTACCATCGGGCTGGTCGTCGCGGTCATCTATCTTTTCACCGGCCACCTGACGGCGACCATCATTCCAGGCCTTGCCGTGCCGCTGTCGCTGATCACCGCCTTTGGTGCGATGTATGTGCTGGGTTACAGCATCGACAATATCTCACTGCTTGGCCTGACATTGTCCGTGGGGCTTGTGGTTGACGACGCCATCGTCATGCTGGAAAACATCCTGCGCCTGCATGAAAAAGGGCTGACCATGCGGGAGGCGGCGCTTCAGGGGGCGGCGGAAGTCAGCAACACCATCCTGTCCATGTCCATCTCGCTGGTTGCCGTGTTCATTCCCATCCTGTTGATGGGTGGGGTGATCGGCAGGTTATTCAACGAATTCGGCATGGTCGTCACGCTCGCGATCATGGCATCGGCGCTGGTATCGCTCACGGTAACGCCGATGCTCGCCTCGCGCCTTTCCGGCAATTCGTCGAGACCGCCAGCCATTGTCCGCTGGTTCGATGCCGGTTTCGAGCGCACGCTGCGTGGTTATGGTCGTGCCGTCGGCTGGTGCCTTTCCCACCGCCGTGTGGTTCTGGCTTCGTTTCTGGCCTCGATCGCCGCCTCGCTCTTTCTGTTCGAGACCCTGCCCTCCAGCTTCTTCCCGCAGGAGGATATTGGCCGCCTTTCCGTGTCGACGCAGGCACGCGAAGACATTTCCTATACTGCGATGCGTGACCTTCAGGCTCAGGTCGCGGACCAGATCCGCAAAAATCCGGCCGTTGTGCATGTCACGTCCATCGTCGGTGGCAATTCCCGCAATCCGCTGAACAACGGTTCGATGTTCGTGGAACTGAAGCCCAAGGAACAACGCGCGCCGCTCAGCCAGGTACTCACGGAACTGGGGCAGGCCACATCGAAAGTCGCCGGCATCCGCACCTATATCAATCCGCAGCAGAGCCTGCGTTTTGGCGGGCGCAGCTCCGCCAGCCAGTACCAGCTCGTCGTTCAGGGCCTGAACGCCGACACCACCAATGACTGGTCGAACAAGCTGATGGAAGCGATGCGCCGCGACCACACCTTCACGTCAGTCACCTCAGATGCCCAGAACGGCGCGATCGCCGCAACGATTTCCGTCGACCCGGAAAAGGCGGCCGCCTTCGGCATCACCAACGACCAACTGCGCAAGACGCTGGAAATGTCCTTTGGCGGTTATACGGCGGCGCAAATCCAGTCGACCGGCGATAGTTACGACGTGATTATCGAATTCGACAGCTCGAAACAGTGGAATGACGATTTCCTCAGCGATATCAACATTCTCTCCGCCAAATCTGGCGTTCTTGTTCCGCTGTCCAACTTCGCCAGCCTGACCCGCACCCAAGCACCGGTCACCATCAACCAGACCGGCCAGCTCGTCTCCACCACGATTTCCTTCAACTTGCCGGATGGGGTGGCGCTTTCCGATGCCACCAGCCAGATCGATCAGCTCAAGAGCACGATCGGTCTGCCACAGGACGTTTTCACCAGCTATGGCGGCACGGCGGCGATCTTCCAGCAGAGCCAGGGCAATACCGGCATCCTCATTCTGGCGGCGGTGCTGACCATTTATGTGGTTCTCGGCGTTCTCTACGAAAGCTTCATCCATCCGCTGACCATCTTGTCCGGCCTGCCGGCGGCCGCCTTCGGCGCTCTGGTGGCATTGAAGGTGATGGGCATGGATTTTTCGATCATCGCGCTTATCGGCCTTTTGATGCTGATCGGTATCGTCAAGAAAAACGCGATCATGATGATAGACGTTGCGGTAGAACTAATGCGCGAAAAGGCGGAACCGCCCGTCACCGCCATCCACGAAGCCTGCGTTCGCCGGTTCCGGCCTATCATGATGACGACCTTCTGCGCGCTGCTTGGGGCGCTTCCCATCGCACTCGGCTCAGGTGCAAGTTCGGAGCTGCGCCAGCCGCTCGGCGTCGCCGTGGTTGGCGGCCTCATCGTCTCGCAATTGCTGACGCTGTTCATCACGCCTGTCATCTTCGTGGAGATGGACCGCTTCGGCCATTTCCTCACTGGCCTGTTTTCCCGGAAAAAACCAGCCGGAAAACATGCCGAGCCGCAAAAACCGGAAAGCGAAGGTCAGCCCGATTCCGTTGCTGCCTAA
- a CDS encoding efflux RND transporter periplasmic adaptor subunit produces MKRFWTALSVLAIAAIGAWYFRDRLPLDQIPYLKQFASVSQKTEPAATDTRAQHAQNGQSAPQQGQRQGGGRRNGGPPTVSTIAVDKATLPMDAMATGWAVAADITNIAPLQAGLVTEITAKDGQHIKAGDLILKMDDRIARAAVDKDKANIAADQATLDQAEAAFQRAANLVKQNAEAQQVLDLAKAARDSASAKINADRAALASDQVTLENMEIRAPFDGRLGDISVSPGAYLSAGVNIVTITKYDPIDVSFRLSQRYLPQLREGLEKGTAVNVDPAATGGEAMQGVLRFYDNTVDQTSGTVLAKAEFKNDRGLLWPGQSVNVTAHFVSDEEMIVVPTVSVRPGPKGSFVYTVDENHRVHMTTVEVARSNGDLTAIASGLSGGEHVIVEGQSELTDGQQVVEQFSDKGGADGNLAANVPQEGAGKP; encoded by the coding sequence ATGAAACGTTTCTGGACCGCCCTCAGCGTTCTTGCCATCGCAGCCATCGGCGCGTGGTATTTTAGGGATCGCCTGCCGCTCGATCAAATTCCCTATCTCAAGCAATTCGCCAGCGTCTCGCAAAAGACGGAACCTGCCGCAACGGATACCAGGGCGCAGCACGCACAAAACGGCCAGTCCGCCCCACAGCAGGGCCAAAGACAAGGGGGCGGACGGCGCAATGGCGGACCGCCCACCGTCAGCACCATCGCCGTCGACAAGGCGACACTGCCGATGGATGCCATGGCAACGGGGTGGGCGGTTGCGGCCGATATTACCAATATCGCCCCGCTTCAGGCCGGTCTCGTCACCGAAATCACGGCAAAGGACGGCCAGCATATCAAGGCCGGCGATCTGATCCTGAAAATGGATGACCGCATTGCCCGCGCGGCCGTCGACAAGGACAAGGCCAATATTGCCGCCGATCAGGCGACGCTTGATCAGGCAGAGGCGGCCTTCCAGCGCGCCGCCAATCTGGTCAAGCAGAATGCCGAAGCCCAGCAGGTGCTGGATCTGGCCAAGGCGGCGCGGGATTCGGCCAGCGCCAAGATCAACGCTGACCGCGCGGCACTGGCCTCCGACCAGGTGACGCTCGAGAATATGGAGATTCGTGCGCCTTTCGATGGGCGGCTGGGCGATATCAGCGTCAGCCCCGGCGCTTATCTCAGCGCCGGCGTCAATATCGTGACGATCACGAAATACGACCCCATCGACGTCAGTTTCCGCCTGTCCCAACGTTACCTGCCGCAATTGCGCGAGGGCCTGGAGAAAGGAACAGCTGTAAATGTCGACCCGGCGGCGACCGGCGGCGAGGCCATGCAGGGCGTGTTGCGCTTTTACGACAATACCGTGGACCAGACCTCCGGTACCGTGCTGGCGAAAGCGGAATTCAAGAACGACCGCGGCCTTTTATGGCCCGGCCAGTCCGTCAACGTCACCGCCCACTTCGTTTCGGATGAGGAGATGATCGTCGTGCCGACGGTGTCGGTTCGGCCGGGGCCGAAGGGAAGTTTTGTCTATACTGTCGATGAGAACCACCGGGTCCACATGACGACGGTGGAAGTCGCCCGATCGAACGGCGATCTCACCGCCATCGCCAGCGGCCTGTCCGGTGGAGAGCATGTGATCGTCGAAGGCCAGTCGGAACTCACCGACGGCCAGCAGGTTGTCGAGCAGTTTTCCGACAAGGGTGGCGCAGACGGCAATCTGGCCGCCAATGTTCCGCAGGAAGGGGCTGGCAAACCATGA